The Numenius arquata chromosome 11, bNumArq3.hap1.1, whole genome shotgun sequence genomic interval TTTCTAACTTGAATGTAGTGTATGTCGCTAATTTTAAGAGCAGAAACTGTGCTTTTGGTTTATCGCACTCGCACGATGATGCTGCGTTTTGACCTCGTCGCTGCCTTGGCTTCCTAAGAGGCGGGGGAAAGGGGAACGAAGGAGAACCTGGAAGCAAGGGGTGGGTAGAGAGGAGgggaaatgtctttttctttgtccgtcccccccccagcagattcccacccccccccaggtttcccctccccccccccccccccccaacagatgTCCCCCCAGCACTGTTTTGGGGTGTGTTCAGTTTCCAGTGCTGTCCCCTGAGATGGGACGTGGAGGCTTGTGCCAAGGCACCATGGGAACAGTCGCGtgccacccctcctccccccccccccccccgcctccaactCCAGCACTGATCGGTATCCCTGCCCGAGGGGCTTTTAATTGCAGACCCCTGGCCCTTTCTGTCCCCTccgggatggggattgggattgggattgggggggggggggggtgtcgcatTTTGTGCCCCCATCCTTTGCTCTACTGGGGCGCGGGGGGGCGTGGCCGTCGAGACTGGGGGCGTGGTCAGGGCGGAGGGGGGGCGTGGCCGTCGAGGCTGGGGCCGTGTCAGGGCGGGGGGGGCGTGGCTAGGGCGCAGAGGGGGCGTGGCCCTGGCGCCGCGGCCATTGAGGCGGGGGCGTGGCCATCGAGGCTGGTGTTGTGTGGTCAAGGAGGGGGCGTGGtcagggccggggctgggggcgtggccagggcCGTGGGGAGCCGGGAAGGCGGAAGCTGTGCCGGGGGCCGGGAGGGCCATGGCCGGGGCCGGCTGGGCCCCGCCGCGCCTGGACGGCTTCATCCTCACCGAGCGCCTGGGAGCTGGCACCTACGCCACCGTCTACAAGGCCTACAGGAAGGTAGGGCCGGGCCCGCTGCGGGGTGTCCCCCTACagtaccccccccacccccaaacctgcCCGTCTTCCCCTCCGGGCCCCCCCAAGTctgcaccccccaccccttttcACAGCCCGCCATCCCTATAGCCCCTGTATGGGACCTGCTGTCACCAGCCTGGGACttgtcccctgtcaccccccttcccaggggtttcttctcccccttcccaccagtGACCCCCCTGGCAGGCTGGGGAAGGACCCCCATGGTGGCTATAGCCATCCCTATAGCCCCTGTATGGGAcctgctgcccccagcctgggacttgtcccctgtcaccccccttCCCAGGGGCTCCTTctgcccctccccacccgggaccCCCCTGGCAGGCTGGGGAAGGACTCCCAGGGTGGCTGTTTGGGCGGATGGGTGTCTCCAGGGCTGGCTCCCCTTGGCAGAGGGACACGCGGGAGGTGGTGGCCATCAAGTGCGTGAACAAGAGGAGCCTCAACCGGGTGTCGGTGGAGAACCTGCTGACAGAGATCAAGATCCTGAAGACCATCCGCCACCCGCACATCGTGGAGCTCAAGGACTtccaggtggggctgggggcttcccgggggggggaggatgggacaCTGAGCCAGCACTCATCCAGCCCAGGTCCTGGGGTCTATCCTGATTCCCCGAGGGTGTATCCGTGGGGCTGGCTGCCAGCAACTGGGCAAACCAGTCCAGGCGGACGCTGTGTGGGTGGGATACGTGGTGGGACCGGCCGGAGTGGCGTGACGGGGTCCTCTTGCAGTGGGACAATGACCACATCTACCTGATCATGGAGTTCTGCGCTGGGGGGGACCTCTCCCGCTTCATCCGGATGCGCAGGATCCTCCCCGAGAAAGTGGCCCGCATCTTCCTGCAGCAGCTCGGTAAGGGGACCTTGCCCAGCTCCGTGGGGCACCCTCCCCGGGGATTTTGGGGGCCAGGACTCTTGGCACTGAGGTTGCCACGTGCCCAGCCTGCGCTCTGAAGTTCCTCCATGACCACAACATCTCCCACCTGGACCTCAAGCCGCAGAACATCCTCCTGAGTGCCCCGGAGAACCCTCAGCTGAAGCTGGCAGGTAAGGGCACGTccctggggaggggctgggggtggccatTCCTTCTCCCCCCACCTTCCGCCCCAAAAATGAGCTTCCCTGGCCCCTCCTCCGGCAGATTTCGGCTTTGCACAGCACATGTCCCCCTGGGACGAGAAGCATGTCCTGCGGGGCTCCCCGCTCTACATGGCCCCCGAGATGGTGTGCCGCCAGCAGTACGACGCCCGGGTGGACCTGTGGTCGGTGGGCGTTATCCTCTACGGTGGGCTTTGGCTTttatcccccccaccccggggcttGGCTTGGGGCCAGTttccccctctccatccccctccacccccccaccccctccagcaTTGCTTCTTTTCTTCACCCCCACCCCCTGTTTCCCCCACCCTGTAGAAGCACTTTTTGGGAGGCCACCCTTCGCCTCCCGCTCGTTTGCCGAACTGGAGGAGAAGATCCGCAGCGACCGGGCTGTCGAGGTAATACGGGATGGGATGGAGGCGGGTGGCATCTCACAGCTTGTCCCTATGGGGCTGGTGGTCTcagccccgcccccctccctgcccccccacaCTTTTCACTCCCCAGCTTCCCAGCcggccccagctctccccagaatGCCGGGATCTCTTAGGACAGCTCTTGGAGAGGGACCCATTGAAACGCATCTCCTTCCAGTGCTTCTTCGCCCACCCTTTCGTGGATATGGAGCACGTCCCTGGCCCCGAGAGCCTCTGCAAGGCGGTGAGCGGGGTGCCGGGGCACTGCTCCCCGGGGATGTGGGGGCGCTGAGCCCTGAGCATGTCCCCCTGATCTCCCCCAGACCAACCTGGTGGTGGAGGCGGTGAAGAAGGACCAGGAGGGGGATGCTCCCACTGCCCTCTCTCTCTACTGCAAAGCCCTGGAGTATTTTGTGCCGGCTCTGTACTGTGAGTCCTCCCCaaggggcagtggggggtgcctgGGTGGGTCCTGGGGGCGCTTTTTGGGGGTGCAGGCCCCCCCACACCCTGGTCATCGGTTGctcttttctccccccctcccactccccccccccccccccccccccagatgaaAACGATGCTCGCCGGAAAGAAGCCATCCGGGCCAAGGTGAGCCAAAAatccctggggaggtgggggacagTATCCCTCCCCATCCTCTGTCCCCCATGGTGGGGGTCCCTTCACAGCCCCCCCGCTGTGGGCAGGTGGGGCAATACATCTCCCGAGCGGAGGAGTTGAAGGCGGTGGTCACCTCCAGCAGCAAGAACCTCCTGCAGCAAGGGAATCCGGCCAGAGAGATCCTTAAAGGTTTTTGGGGACCCCCCTGTGGTGTTGGGGGAGCGGGAACGGGGGACCCGGTGGGGTttttgggtgccccccccccgccttggggTGTGCCCTGATTCAGCATCCCCTCTTGCAGAGATGGCCAAGGACAAGCCTCGGCTCGTCACCGCACTGGAAATGGCTTCGGCCGCCATGGCCAAGGTGTGAGTCCTTGGATTTTTGGGGTCCCCTCTCCCCTGGGGtcccaggggaaggagagggaaggaggaaacccgggtggggagggggccggcatgtcccccccaccccgtggctGCCGCCCCATCCCAGGGGTCtcttgcaggaggaggaaggcaaagaCGAGGGCGACACCCTGGAGCTCTACCAGCAGAGCctgggggagctgctgctcctcctggccgGTGAGTGGTGGCCGTGGCgggtgcggcggggcgggggacaCATCCTGCACCCCAGGGCTCACGTCCCATCCCTCTTCCCTCCGCAGCGGAGCCGGCGGGGAGGCGACGGGAGCTGCTCCATGCCGAGGTGGGTGCCAGCCAGGGGGGGACGGCGGTGTGTCCCCCTCCTTGGGCATGGCTTTGAAGGGACGTTCCTCTCTCTCCACCAGATCCAGACCCTGATGGCCCGAGCCGAGTACCTGAAAGATCAGATGAAGGTATGACTGCTTGCTGGGGGTAAGGGGAGGAGGCTCTGGAGCATGTCTGGGGGGTGCtctggggggtgctgggagggggtttACAGGCTGGAAAATATTCCTCTCCCCTGGCAGATGCGGGAGGCACAGTCCATGGGCAAGGAGGCGCTGGCAGAGCCCGTCCGGAGCAGTgagtccccatctctgtccccatctctgtcccctctcctctttttggaGGGGGTTTGGCAAAAAGGGGGGATGGCTGGGGAAGCCTCCCCCCTCATGGTTCCGGTCCCACAGTGAGGATTATCCCTAGGGTGGGGAATATTCCTATGGCTGCTGCAGCCATGgagatgttcctgcccatggtTAATCCTGACCCCGCACGCCCTCCTGTCCCCCGGCgtgggggtgatgggggctgGGTGACATTGTGTGCAGCCCAGTGAGtgcccccctgtccccctcctccccggcaCAGCCTGTACCTTGCAGTGATGCCCAGGAGCCGGCtggtgggatgctgctgctgacCCCAGAGAGATGCCGTTGGGCGGGACGGAGGGAAAGACGATGCTTTTTCATCCCCACCACCtcggggggaacgggggggggctCACCCTTGGGCTCCTCTCCCTGGGTGGCTCCGCAGGGCCATCTGCCCCTTCTCCCGGGGGGCTGGCGGCatccccctgccagccctgcctcgACCGTCTGCTGCCACAGCCTCCCCTGGCCAGGGCCGGCAGGTTTATTCCACTCTAATTCCCTCAGCTGGCTGCGACGGGCTGGGTATTTTTATCCTGGCACCGGGATCCAGCAGAATAtcctcccccccggccccaccagccccgcccCCGATGTCTCCTGCCTTTCTGGATGGATGTTTCTTCCACCTCCCCGATTCTTCTGGGAGAACCCACAAAATTCCCGCTGGTGGCTCCGGGTGGTTGGTGACGGCGGTGGTGGGCGGGGGGGCGGTCAGGGTCGGGGGCGCTGCCTGTGCCTTTCTCACCCAGAAACTACCTCTCGCCCGGCCCCCCAGCGCTTGGCACACCCCCCCCTGCTGCTGGGGCATCGCCGGCCTGGCTTTGGCTTCCTAAACCTGCTCGGGAGCCTGGCGGGTACCGGCTGCCTGCGTCATTTGTGTCATGAGGTGCGGCCGGTGCTCAGCGGGGACTAATGGATAGTGCAGGCTCCTCCGCGGGGACGGTCATTGGGGTAAAACAGATGAGCAGGAATCAGTCACCTCCAGGGACAGTCGCGCGGCTGCCAACAGCGAtacctctccctgctctgctcctcaggGCTCTGACAACCCCAATATCCAAATTATCCTCTGGGAtgctcccccccctgccccgcagagGTCACCGAGGTGGGGGTGAGGGTCTGCCCGTCCTGCAAAATGCGGGACTCTTCTCGCAATCTGCTGTATTTCACGGGAATGTAATTTATTGTCTTTAATAAAACactcatttttgttttctccaaTTACTCCGCTCTGGGGGTTTGTGCTTTTGAGACCCGAGAGGGGTCTCCAGGTGACCCATTGCCCCTCGGGGAGCACTGGGcatccctcctccctgtccccctgccctgtcccccccttctcctcccgccTCCCCGGGGACAGGAGGCAGCCAAAGCTTTGACCTTGTTTTTTTGCTTCatatcttttttgtggttttttttgtttgggttttttttgttgttgttttttgtttttttttttccccttcacgtGTGCGTGTAAAACATCGGGCAGAACAAGACGAAagattacataaaaaaaaaatatatcacattttCCCCCATAGATTTGGATGGCAGGTGAGGAAGGGCTGggttgggaggtggggggggggtgggaaggcagagagaggCTGGAGCGAAgggtgggtgatttttttttggggggagggccCTGGGGCTGGGTTGAATCCCTGCTGCTGGGTTGAATCCCTGCTGCCGGGTTGAATCCCTGCTGCCTTCACACCCCCCCCGCCAATGCTCTCCcataatgtgctttttttttagtcttttactGGAAAGCTTCCCGGGCAGATGTGGCAAAGCATTTCTAcgtatctgtttttttttttattttattttattattattattattattctgagCAGAGATTATATCCCCCGAGGCTTTAAAGAGCTTTCAgagcccctgccctcccccggcCCGTGACGAGCGTGGCGCCGGGGGCCACGGCTGAACCGGCTGGCTGCGGCAGCCGGCGCGGATAATCGCATATGCCTTCACGCTCCGCCGAAGACACGGCCGCATCCGGAGCCTTCAGAAGTGGGGAGACACTCCATCCccttccccggggcgggggggtgtggggtgacGGAGCTCAGGGTGCCCCCGGCTTTGTGTTGGAAGAGCTGGgcttggggtgggtgggggggaagaagggatgaTGCGAGTCTCTTCTGCATCACGGGCATCCAAAATGTCACTGAAGGGATGGAGGCACGAAGCGAGcagtccccagcccagcagcgTGGGGACAGATGTGATGGTGGCCTCTGTCACTTGGCGTGGCTTCGGCGGCAACCGgcagctccagcctcctcctcccctccgtgTCACGGTCATTGGTGTCCAGCCATCGATACCCAACCCTGAAAAAGGCTATTCCGACCCATCCAGCCCCTCCGAGGGCTTTTTCCCCATCCAGAGCCTCCCGTGCATCACTCCTGGGTCCAGATTGTCACCTAGAGAGGGACacggaggggggtgggggggggtgggtggcaggTGAGTTTATCACCCTCCTTGTGCCCATCCCGTGGGTTTCTCGGTGCTGCAAGTCCAAACTCTTTTAGAGAGAGGGTTGGGGAAAGCCGGGTCGGCATGCGGACCCCATCCCAGGGCACTTTAATGAGGATGAATCCTGGGATCCAGACCAGCAGCAGGGGTGATGCCACCAGGGGCCGGATGGGGCCATCCCTTTTCCCGCAGCGGCTCGCGGGGAGGTTTAATTGACCGCAAAGAAAAGGAAGCCAGTTCAGCGGAGAtttcctctccccgccccccccccgccccatacaccccctccctccatccttcatTTATTTTGGCGCTTTAACGATGGGCTCATTTAAGGCTTTGGCCATTGGGGAAAACCACTCGCGTCACCCAGCGCCCACCAGCAGAAGGGAGGTCtgatcctgccccccccaaccATGATGGGGTGCAGGAGGGTGGGAGCCCCCCCCGGGGGCCTTTATTTCGAagctcagctgctggcagagatgctccagcGCCCAGCAAGGGCTGGCTCGGGCAAATCCACCCCAGACCTGGCCCTATAGGTTAAGGAATTATATAGGGGTTTAGAgcgtggagaggaaaaaaaaaaaaaaaatagacattttttctgctttaatccACACCAATTCTTTAAGGTTTTGAGCCCGTGGGCTGATGGAGTGCAGGCAACCGGGATGCTCGGccgcagggatgctgggggaccTGGCGGTGGGGAATGCTGGCAAAGGGGATGCCCCGGACCAGCgctgggcagtggggctggggggctcgggAGTATCCTCAGATCTGTGCCAGGGCCGAGCTGGTGCCACTGGCTTTTTCCcatgccccggggggggggggtcacggtgCCGCCTAAAATAAAGCCACCGAGCTTCACGCGGCCTTTGCGTGGCAGCGCGTGGGCTGGcagcggggggctgggggggggcaaaatAAAAAGGGAATGGGGTGGTTGGGGAGAGGGGCCGGGCTAGGTTAGGCTGGTTACAAATGGGGATGAACCGAAGGGCTGCgtctccccatctccctccctctggCCCTGATGGGGATCCTGCTCGCCCACGGAATGTCGTACTGATGGTTTATTGATGGTTTGTCGATGGTTTGTCGATTTAAAAGGCAAGCTTGGCTGGAGGGCTTGGCTTGGCCAGCGCCCGCTCTCTGCTATCCCTTTCCTGGTGGGGGATTAGACGAGCTTGGGCTGATCCTCATCAGGTATGATCCCCCTTCAAAGCTAAAGCCGCTTCTGCccatcttccctctcccttctggcCAGCCTCCAGCGCTGCGTGGGGCTGGGTGAGGGCTCTGCATGGGGCAGACAGCCCCCCCAAGCCATCGGTGGGTCTcccgtggggctggagagcagcctggtCCCCGGGGCTGGAGGGTTGTGATGCTGTGGGTCCCACCATGGGCCAAGCATCACCCTCCTCGAGCTGCGGCCGTGAGGCTGAGCCGCCTCTGTCTGTCCGTCCTGGTGGCTGATTTCTTCTCGGAGGTGGGACAACCTCTGAGTTCGGAGGGTAGCAGGAGTTTTTCAGCATTACCTTGCCCCAGCATGGGTTTTTcggagggctggggggtggcagcaagcaatctCCTGGCCCTACCAGGGAGCTTTGCTCAGCTCCAGGCATGGCCTGATccagcagtaataataataataataataataacaataacaacaacttTCCAGCACCCTCCCCTGCGTTTTCCTGGATGACCCACCACCCCCGCAAAAGCAGATCGCAGTTAATCCTCTCCACTGGGATTTGGGGCAGCAAATTCCCAGCCCGTGCCAGCTCTTTCCAGGAAGCCTCCCAGCAGGAGCCCACCACCCACCGGGATGCCAGCGGGACGGAGCCGCTCCAGCTGGAAGTCACACCTGGATTTATCCCCATCTTCTCCCTGCGGAGAGGTGTCCTTGCCGGGAGCGGTGCCGGGGACATCCCGCGGTGCCCatgagagggaggcagggagctggggggccATTggaatgcttttaaataaaacagcccCCCCTGCCAAAATATGTGAAACTGGGGGATTGGTTCCCTTTTAAAGCCGGCTGCTGACAAAGAGCCCTTCGTAGCATTCCTTTGATAGGAAAAACACCCCACCACGGCCTGGCGGGATGCTCTCATGATGCTGGAAgagatttttctcccttcagcTCCCGCAGCCACTCCCCCCTGCCCTGTAAAGGGGATGCGCTTGATCCCTCGGCGCCCCTTGTAGCTTTTTGGGGTGCCCCCAAAAAAACCCGGGTCAGGAAAGCACTGCTTGAGGAGAGAAATAAATGCATAGACATCTCCTGGTATTTATTCCACTGG includes:
- the ULK3 gene encoding serine/threonine-protein kinase ULK3 — protein: MAGAGWAPPRLDGFILTERLGAGTYATVYKAYRKRDTREVVAIKCVNKRSLNRVSVENLLTEIKILKTIRHPHIVELKDFQWDNDHIYLIMEFCAGGDLSRFIRMRRILPEKVARIFLQQLACALKFLHDHNISHLDLKPQNILLSAPENPQLKLADFGFAQHMSPWDEKHVLRGSPLYMAPEMVCRQQYDARVDLWSVGVILYEALFGRPPFASRSFAELEEKIRSDRAVELPSRPQLSPECRDLLGQLLERDPLKRISFQCFFAHPFVDMEHVPGPESLCKATNLVVEAVKKDQEGDAPTALSLYCKALEYFVPALYYENDARRKEAIRAKVGQYISRAEELKAVVTSSSKNLLQQGNPAREILKEMAKDKPRLVTALEMASAAMAKEEEGKDEGDTLELYQQSLGELLLLLAAEPAGRRRELLHAEIQTLMARAEYLKDQMKMREAQSMGKEALAEPVRSTCTLQ